In the genome of Methylococcus sp. EFPC2, the window GACTACATCGAACGCTCGCTCTCCAATCTGAGCGGCCATCTGCTGATCGGCGGCTTCCTGGTGGTGCTGGTGCTCTACGCCTTTTTGTTCGACGTGCGCACCGCCTTCATCTCGGCGCTGGCCATCCCCTTGTCGCTGCTGGGCGCCGTCATCGTCCTGCTGGAACTGGGCGTCAACCTCAACATCATGATCCTCGGCGGGCTGGCCATCGCCCTGGGCGAAGTGGTGGACGACGCCATCATCGACACCGAAAACATCTTCCGCCGGCTGCGGGAAAACCGTGCCTCGGCTAAGCCCAAGCAAGCCCTGACGGTGGTATTGAAAGCCTCGCTGGAAGTGCGCGGCTCGGTGGTCTACGCCAGCTTCATCGTCGCGCTCAGCTTCATCCCGCTGCTCACCCTGGAAGGCGTGGCCGGCCGGCTGTTCGCCCCGCTGGGCCAGGCCTACATCCTGGCCATATTGATGTCGCTGCTGACCGCGCTGACCGTGACGCCGGCGCTGTGCTACCTGCTGCTGGCCCGGCGCACGAGCAATCCCGAAGAGCCGCCGCTGATCCGCCTGCTGAGCCCGCTCTATGCCCGCCTGCTGCGCCGCGTCACCGGCGCACCGGGCAGGGTGATGCTGTTCAGCGCCCTGAGCTGCGTGGTCGGTCTGGCTTTCGCGCCCGGCCTGGGCGGCGAGTTCCTGCCACAACTGCGCGAGGGACATTTCATCGTGCATACCAGCAGCCTGCCCGGAACCTCGCTGACGGAATCCTTGCGCGTCGGCGGGCGGCTGACCGAACAGTTCCGCGCCATCCCCGGCGTGGAATCGACCTCGCAATGGGCCGGGCGTGCCGAACGCGGCGCCGACACCTATGGCAGCCATTACAGCGAATACGAGGTGAGGCTGAGCCCCAAGCTCGACGGCGCCGGCCAGCAGGCGGTGCTCGACGGCCTGCGGGACATATTGGGGGAATTTCCCGGCATCCAGTTCGAGGCCAATACCTTCCTGACCGAGCGGGTGGACGAAACCCTGTCCGGCTACACCGCCCCGGTGGCGGTGAACCTCTACGGCAGCGACCTGGCCGAGCTGGACGCCAAGGCCTTGCAGGTCGCGGCCCTGATGCGCGGAATAGAAGGCGCGGCCGGCGTGCAGGTACGCTCCCCGCCCGGCGCACCCTTGCTGCAGGTGCGGCCGAATCTGGACGCCTTGTCCGCGCTGGGCATCCGCCCGCTGGAGCTGGCCGACGTCATCCAGGTGGGCTACGAAGGCCGCGTCGTCGGCAAGATATACGAGCAGCAGCGCTACCACGAACTGAGCGTGATCCTGCCGCCCGCACAGCGCCGCCAGCCCGACGGCGTCGCCGCCCTGCCGCTGCGCAGCGCGGCGGGACAATGGCTGGATTTGGGGCAGGTGGCCGACATCCAGCAGACCGGCGGGCGCTACAACATCCTGCATCGCGGCGGCCGGCGCTTGCAGACCGTCACCTGCGCCGTGGTGGGGCGCGATCTGGACGGATTCCTCGAGGAATTGAAAGAACGCCTGAAGCAGGACATCGACCTCGGCCCCGGCCTTTATCCGGAGCTGACCGGCGCGGCGGTCGAACAGGGCGAGGCGAGGCGCAAGCTCACCGTCCACGCCCTGCTGGCCGGAGCGGGCATACTCGCCCTGATCTACCTGGCCATCGGCAGCCTGCGCCACACCTGGCTCACCGTCATCAACCTGCCTTTTTCACTGCTGGGCGGCGTGCTGGCCGCGCTGACCACCGGCGCCAGCCTGTCGCTGGGCGCCATGGTCGGCTTCGTCACCCTGTTCGGCATCACCGTGCGCAACGCCATCATGCTGATTTCCCACTACCGCCATCTGGTGCAAAAGGAAGGCCTGCCCTGGGAAATGGCCACGGCGATACGCGGGGCGCGCGAGCGGCTGCCTTCCATCCTCATGACCGCGCTGGTCACCGCGCTGGCCATGCTGCCCATCGCCGTCGACAGCGACAACCCAGGCCGCGAAATCATGGGCCCCATGGCTGCCATCATCATCGGCGGCCTGATTTCATCGACCCTGCTCAACCTGCTGGTGTTGCCGGCGGTCTTGTGGCGGTTCGGCCGGTTCGAGGCCCGCGCCTTGCCCAAGCAGCCCTAGCAAACAAGCCCGGGGCCGAGCGGGCTTTCTGGCATTTACCCGTAGCCCCGGTATATTAGGGCGACGCCGTTTAACCGACCGAGATCGAGGACCATGAACAAGCTCAAAATAGTATCGACTCCCCTCGCCGCCGTGTTTGCCGCATCCCTATTGGCCGGATGTTCCTTTTCCAAAAGCTCGGAAAGCTCCTCGGACAGCTCCAAGGGCCTGTTCACCCTGACATCCAGTTCGCTGGAATCGAGCTCCGACTCCTCGGAAACCAAAGGGGAAAAATACGAGAAGGACGTCGCCGACTACACGGCGGAGTTCGTGGTTTCGTCCAGTGGCGACCTCGACAGTTTCAGGGACAAGCTGGGTAAGCTCGCGGAGCGGAACGGCATCACCGACTGGGAGAACGACCACGCCACCTATGTCGGCATAGGCCGCGGCCTGCACAAGGCCAAGCTCGGCAAGCCGCAAGTCTCCGCATTCACGGAAAGCCTGGGCGGCGAGGACCCGATGAAAAGGAAGGCGATCGAAGAAGGCCTGAGCAAATAAGGCCCGCCTCCAGAGATCATCCGGACATGCGCTTTTCCCGGCGGCTCGCGCGCGCCTGTCCGGCATTCATCCTGACTTTGTCGCTGTGCCTGCCCGGCCCTACGCTCGGCGCCTCCGGCACGTTCGAATTCCTCTACATCAACGCCAACGAGGGCTCGGCCAGCGGCGGCCACGCGGCCATCCGCTTCGGCGACGAGGTCTTCCATTTTCAGCATGTGCCGCCGGGACTGTTGCGCATCGCCAAGGAAAGTTACGGCCGCTTCCGCTTCGAATACGGTGACCGGGAAAACCGGACGATCCGTGTCCATCGCATCGAGGCCCCGGAAGAAACCGTCGCCTGGCTCGACGCAACCTTCAACCGGCGCCTGCTCATCCAGGACGAACACTACGCCGCGCTCGACGCCATGGACGAAGATATCCGCCTGCTGGACGCCCTGCTGGCGGCCCCTCCCCGGACGGTCGAGCTGAAGGGCCTGGGTTATTTCCACACCCGGCCCAAGCAGACCGGCCCGCAACCGATGCCAGCGGAAGCGCCGAGCGCCTCCGATTCGACGCGCCGACTGCATGCGGCCGCCGCCTCGCTTTACGGCCAGAATTTCCTGGCCCGAAAACGGCAGGAAACCCGGGCCCGCTTGCTGGCCCTCGGGCCGGTGTCGTCCGGCCCGGCCGCGTCGGAAATGGCGGAGGACCGTTTCTCGCCCGCCGGCTATTCCTTTTCTCAACGCTATGCCGATGCCTTGACCGACCTCGCCGCCCTGGACGTGCTGGAGCAGGGCAGAGCGCCATGCCCCGACGCGATCCTCCAGCCGGACAGCCCCGAATTTCGGCTCAGCCGCGCGGCGCTCGCAGCGCTCGAAAATTACCGGCAAACACTGACTGGGGACTTGCTCGGCCTGTTGCGTAGCGAGCGCGCCGACTGGGGCTATCCCTTCCTGGTCGGACTGGCGCGCCTGCATGCCCTGGATCGCTCCATCGCGACCGGCCGTCTGGCGATACTCGACCGCTTCCAGGCCGGCGGGGGGACCGCCGCGAACGAAGAGGCAGGCGGCGGAGTCAAGGCCGGCCTGCTCGATCAGGCCCGAGCGGTTTATGCGTCGGCCCAATCGGAGCTGACGGGTGGGCAAGCGCCGGACGAACGCCGCTATGCCCGGCTCGAAGAATCCGCCAATCTGTTTCTCGAAATACGCCAGAGCCTGGCCCAAGCCCGTCCGATCCGCCCCCTGCCGGCCGGCGCCACACCCGCCCGCGCCGCGCCCGCCGGTGTGATCGCGCTGCCGCTTGCGGCCGGCCAGCTCGCGGCTTATCGGCTATCCCTCGCGGCGGAGAGGGACGCCTACACCGCCAAGCTGATGTCCCTGTACGCTTACAAGCTGATAAGCCGCAACTGCGTGACGGAGATCTTCCGCGTCATCAATGGAGCCATCGCCGGACGGCTGGACGAAAACGGCGGAGCCGACGCCCCGGACGCAAAACTGGCGCGCGTGCGGGCCGAATCAGAACGGCTGTTGGGCGGCTATGTCGATGAAACCGGCGCGAACCTAGTCCCCTTCGTCGCCTACGCAAGCGTGGGGGACGCTTATCGCGTGCGCTCCAGCGCCGATCTGCCGGCCTACCGTGACGTCTACCTATCGCAGGAGTATCGCCGGGCCGCACCCTGGCTGGTCAATCTGCAGGAATCCAACGTGCTGAGCTCGGCGATTTATCGCTGGCACGGCGACGACGCGGCCTTTCTGTTTTTCACCCAGGACACCGTGTGGAACCGGCCCCTGCTCGGCAGCATCAATCTGGCCGTCGCGCTGGGGCAAACCCTGACCGGCCTGCTCGCCCTGCCCTGGGATTCCGGGGAAAACCTGCGGCTGAGCCTGAAAGGCGTGTTCGTCAGCATCCCGGAACTGTTTTTCTTCAATATCCGCAAAGGCTCGTTTCCCTACCTCACGCGGATGAGTCCGGGCAGTTGAGCCCTGCAACGATGGAAGCCGGGGAAGCTCCGATAGCGTTCTGTCCTGGGGCGGCACCAACCCCCTTTAAACCCTGATTAGAATCGAAAGCCGACACCGACCTCCGTCAGGAATTAGGTATCCTGTTTCCGCCACCCCGCACCGCGAACCGCTCCCCGGATCAAAATCGAGATCGAAACGCCGACGCCCCCATGCAACAAGAACTTCGCAAAATCCAGATCACCCCCGACATTCGGATTTCGTCGGTCTGGGCCAGACCCGACGATTACCGGGGAGCGGAGGGGAGCGCCGTCATCCTGGCCCATGGGGCCGGGAACGACATGGATCATCCGTTCATGAGCCATTTCCATCAGGCCTTCGCCGAAGCCGGTTTGCTCAGCGTGAAGTTCAACTTTCCGTACAAGGAACTGGGCCGCAAGGCGCCGGACCGGATGCCCTTGCTGGAGGACACCTGGCGGGCGGTGATACGCGCGGTGCGGGAAGACGCGCAACTGGCGCCGAAAAATCTGTACCTGGCCGGCAAGAGCATGGGCGGGCGGGTGGCGTCCCATCTGGCGGCGCAGGGGGAGTCGAGCCAGGGGCTGATTTTTCTCGGCTACCCCTTGCATCCCGCCAGACAGGTCGACAAGCTTAGGGTGGAACATTGGGCCCGGCTGTCGCTGTCCTGCCCGGTGTTGTTCGTGGAAGGCACGCGGGATGCCTTGTGCGATCTGGACGTGCTCGAATCCGAACTGCCGCGCATTCCGGCCCCCGTCACCCTGCACCTCATCGATGGCGGTGACCATTCCTTCAAAGTGCCCAAGTTGGCCGGAATAAGCCAAGGGGATGTGTGGAGTGAGGCGGCCTCGGCGATCACGTCCTGGATCGGCGCCCGTGATACTTGCAACACGGGCGCATGACGGCGCGTTCGGACGCTCACCGTGCCCGCCCGGGTAACCGGCTTCGGCCTGGCGGCCAGGCGCCGCAGAGGTTCTAGACATCTTTGGAGGATCGTGACATGCGGGAAGAACACTTCGACGTGGCGGTGATCGGCGGCGGGCCGGGCGGGGCCAGCGCCGCCACGATCCTGGCCAGGGCCGGAAAACGGGTGGTGCTGTTCGAGCGCAGCCGCTTTCCGCGCTTCCAGATCGGCGAGTCCCTGCTGCCCGCCGGCTGGGACCTGTGGCGTCGTCTCGGCGTGACCGAGAAGATCGAGGCCGAGGGCTTCACGGTCAAACAAGGGACCACCTTCGGGATGTTCAACGAAAAGCCCGACGTCGTGCTGCTGACCGCGGAATATCCGGATTACTTCGAGCGGCCTTACACCTATCACGTCGAGCGGGCCCGCTTCGACGAAATCCTGCTCGACCACGCCGCCGAATGCGGGGTGGAGGTGCGCCAGGAATGGTCGGTGCAGGACGTGCTGTTCGAAGGCGAGCGGGCCGTCGGCGTGCTGGCCGGTCCCAACGGGGAAACTCCGGCCCCCATCCATGCGCAGGTCGTGGTCGACGCCTCCGGCCGCGCATGCCACATCGCCCGCAAGCTGGGCTGGCTGCGCCCGCATCCCGAACTCAACAAGATCGCCCACTACTCCCACTTTACCGGCGCCTTCCGGCGCGACCCGCACGACGTCGTCTCCGTCGGCGAGGTGATCGAAGACTCGGTCACCACCGATATCCACACCATCGAGGGCGGCTGGCTCTGGTACATACCGCTGAAGAACGGCATCACCAGCGTCGGGGCCGTGCTGGACGCCCGTTTCGCCAAAACCCTGGGCGCCGCGCCGCAGGAGCGCTTCGACCGGGCGGTGCAAAGCTGCGACTGCGTGCGGGAATGGATGAAGGATGCGCGACAGGCGATGGAGTTGAAAACCGTCTCCTCCATCGCCTATATGAACGATTGCTTCCACGGGGCCGGTTTCGTGCTGGTGGGCGACGCGTCGATGTTCATCGACCCGGTGTTCTCCGCGGGCGTGACCCTGGCCCTCCGGGGCGGCGTGTATGCGGCCGACGCGATACTCGACGGCTTTGCCCACGGCAACGATTTCAGCGCCGCGAGGCTCGGCGCCTACGAGGACCGCATCCGCGAGCCGATGGAGCGGATCTTCAAGATGATCTACAACTGGTACCGCATCCTGGACCAGAAAGACGCCAACAACATCATCCTCCGCGCCCGCCAGATGCCGATGCTGCGGGAGCGTTTCATCGTCCTGCTGTCCGGGGGATACGACAAGGTGAGCATGGCGCAAATCCTCGCAGCGGCGGAGGAGCCGGCATCCACGTATCTGACGGCCTAGCCGTGCGTCCGCCCAAACGCCCGAAATCCGCCTTGCGCCGGGCCAATGCCGGCCGCAATGGGCATGAGCAATTTCGTGCGGAGACCCTCGTGCGCCGCTTGAACGCTAAACCGGATAGCTCATGAACCG includes:
- a CDS encoding efflux RND transporter permease subunit yields the protein MLASLVRFALQRAGLIVALALVLLAYGGYLLRTSSLDIFPEFAGKRVIVQTEAPGLTPEQVELLVTQPIERSLAGLLGLESIRSESLQGLSVVTVLFDDDSDQYRDRQMVSERLALLTGLLPPGAGPPVVTPLSSSSATVMTLGLTSSRVDLMELRAQADWTLVPRLMAVPGVADVNVFGGEIKQWQIQLDPEKLRRLDLSVDEVLRAAEKAAGMPGAGFVENGNQRISLRVAGLPDDVESLRQVAVRQRDGVTVKLGDIATLAAAPRPPIGAASVGAEPGVVLMVIGQYGANTLSVSRAVESALAELEPALAKQDIRLHPHLFRPADYIERSLSNLSGHLLIGGFLVVLVLYAFLFDVRTAFISALAIPLSLLGAVIVLLELGVNLNIMILGGLAIALGEVVDDAIIDTENIFRRLRENRASAKPKQALTVVLKASLEVRGSVVYASFIVALSFIPLLTLEGVAGRLFAPLGQAYILAILMSLLTALTVTPALCYLLLARRTSNPEEPPLIRLLSPLYARLLRRVTGAPGRVMLFSALSCVVGLAFAPGLGGEFLPQLREGHFIVHTSSLPGTSLTESLRVGGRLTEQFRAIPGVESTSQWAGRAERGADTYGSHYSEYEVRLSPKLDGAGQQAVLDGLRDILGEFPGIQFEANTFLTERVDETLSGYTAPVAVNLYGSDLAELDAKALQVAALMRGIEGAAGVQVRSPPGAPLLQVRPNLDALSALGIRPLELADVIQVGYEGRVVGKIYEQQRYHELSVILPPAQRRQPDGVAALPLRSAAGQWLDLGQVADIQQTGGRYNILHRGGRRLQTVTCAVVGRDLDGFLEELKERLKQDIDLGPGLYPELTGAAVEQGEARRKLTVHALLAGAGILALIYLAIGSLRHTWLTVINLPFSLLGGVLAALTTGASLSLGAMVGFVTLFGITVRNAIMLISHYRHLVQKEGLPWEMATAIRGARERLPSILMTALVTALAMLPIAVDSDNPGREIMGPMAAIIIGGLISSTLLNLLVLPAVLWRFGRFEARALPKQP
- a CDS encoding putative lipoprotein — protein: MNKLKIVSTPLAAVFAASLLAGCSFSKSSESSSDSSKGLFTLTSSSLESSSDSSETKGEKYEKDVADYTAEFVVSSSGDLDSFRDKLGKLAERNGITDWENDHATYVGIGRGLHKAKLGKPQVSAFTESLGGEDPMKRKAIEEGLSK
- a CDS encoding alpha/beta family hydrolase, which encodes MQQELRKIQITPDIRISSVWARPDDYRGAEGSAVILAHGAGNDMDHPFMSHFHQAFAEAGLLSVKFNFPYKELGRKAPDRMPLLEDTWRAVIRAVREDAQLAPKNLYLAGKSMGGRVASHLAAQGESSQGLIFLGYPLHPARQVDKLRVEHWARLSLSCPVLFVEGTRDALCDLDVLESELPRIPAPVTLHLIDGGDHSFKVPKLAGISQGDVWSEAASAITSWIGARDTCNTGA
- a CDS encoding NAD(P)/FAD-dependent oxidoreductase, giving the protein MREEHFDVAVIGGGPGGASAATILARAGKRVVLFERSRFPRFQIGESLLPAGWDLWRRLGVTEKIEAEGFTVKQGTTFGMFNEKPDVVLLTAEYPDYFERPYTYHVERARFDEILLDHAAECGVEVRQEWSVQDVLFEGERAVGVLAGPNGETPAPIHAQVVVDASGRACHIARKLGWLRPHPELNKIAHYSHFTGAFRRDPHDVVSVGEVIEDSVTTDIHTIEGGWLWYIPLKNGITSVGAVLDARFAKTLGAAPQERFDRAVQSCDCVREWMKDARQAMELKTVSSIAYMNDCFHGAGFVLVGDASMFIDPVFSAGVTLALRGGVYAADAILDGFAHGNDFSAARLGAYEDRIREPMERIFKMIYNWYRILDQKDANNIILRARQMPMLRERFIVLLSGGYDKVSMAQILAAAEEPASTYLTA